A stretch of Helicobacter pylori DNA encodes these proteins:
- a CDS encoding NADH-ubiquinone oxidoreductase subunit E family protein, with protein MKRFDLRPLKADIFERLEELIEKEMQPNEVAIFMFEVGDFSNIPKSAEFIQSKGHELLNSLRFNQADWTIVVRKKA; from the coding sequence ATGAAACGCTTTGATTTACGCCCCTTAAAAGCAGATATTTTTGAACGCTTAGAGGAATTGATTGAAAAAGAAATGCAACCTAATGAAGTCGCTATTTTCATGTTTGAAGTGGGGGATTTTTCTAATATCCCTAAGAGCGCTGAATTTATCCAATCTAAAGGGCATGAGCTTCTCAATTCTTTGCGTTTCAATCAAGCGGATTGGACGATTGTCGTGAGAAAAAAGGCTTGA
- the nuoD gene encoding NADH dehydrogenase (quinone) subunit D, whose protein sequence is MAQNFTKLNPQFENIIFEHDDNQMILNFGPQHPSSHGQLRLILELEGEKIIKATPEIGYLHRGCEKLGENMTYNEYMPTTDRLDYTSSTSNNYAYAYAVETLLNLEIPRRAQVIRTILLELNRMISHIFFISVHALDVGAMSVFLYAFKTREYGLDLMEDYCGARLTHNAIRIGGVPLDLPPNWLEGLKKFLGEMRECKKLIQGLLDKNRIWRMRLENVGVVTPKMAQSWGMSGIMLRGTGIAYDIRKEEPYELYKELDFDVPVGNYGDSYDRYCLYMLEIDESIRIIEQLIPMYAKTDTPIMAQNPHYISAPKEDIMTQNYALMQHFVLVAQGMRPPVGEVYAPTESPKGELGFFIHSEGEPYPHRLKIRAPSFYHIGALSDILVGQYLADAVTVIGSTNAVFGEVDR, encoded by the coding sequence CCCCAGTAGTCATGGGCAATTGCGCTTGATTTTGGAATTAGAGGGCGAAAAAATCATTAAGGCTACCCCTGAAATTGGCTACTTGCATAGAGGCTGTGAAAAATTAGGCGAAAACATGACCTATAACGAATACATGCCCACTACCGACAGATTGGACTACACTTCTTCTACCAGCAATAATTACGCTTACGCTTATGCGGTAGAGACTTTGCTCAATTTAGAAATCCCGCGCCGAGCGCAAGTGATCCGCACGATTTTACTAGAGCTTAACCGCATGATTTCACACATCTTTTTTATCAGCGTGCATGCTTTAGATGTGGGGGCGATGAGCGTGTTTTTGTATGCGTTTAAAACGAGGGAATACGGCTTGGATTTGATGGAGGATTATTGTGGGGCTAGGCTCACGCATAACGCTATAAGGATTGGGGGCGTGCCTTTAGATTTACCCCCGAATTGGTTAGAGGGCTTAAAAAAGTTTTTAGGCGAAATGAGGGAATGCAAAAAACTCATTCAAGGCTTATTGGACAAGAATCGCATTTGGCGGATGCGTTTGGAAAATGTGGGCGTTGTAACGCCCAAAATGGCGCAAAGCTGGGGCATGAGCGGTATCATGCTAAGAGGGACTGGGATCGCTTATGATATTAGAAAAGAAGAGCCTTATGAGCTTTATAAAGAGCTTGATTTTGATGTGCCGGTGGGCAATTATGGCGATAGCTATGATCGGTATTGCTTGTATATGCTAGAAATTGATGAAAGCATTCGCATCATTGAGCAACTCATCCCCATGTATGCTAAAACCGATACACCCATCATGGCCCAAAACCCGCATTACATTTCCGCCCCTAAAGAAGATATAATGACGCAAAACTACGCCTTGATGCAGCATTTTGTTTTAGTGGCTCAAGGCATGCGCCCGCCTGTTGGGGAAGTGTATGCCCCCACAGAAAGCCCTAAAGGGGAATTAGGGTTTTTTATCCATTCAGAGGGCGAGCCATATCCCCATAGATTAAAAATCAGAGCCCCTAGCTTTTATCACATTGGGGCTTTAAGCGATATTTTAGTGGGGCAATATTTAGCGGATGCAGTAACCGTGATTGGATCAACCAATGCGGTGTTTGGCGAGGTGGATAGATGA